Proteins encoded within one genomic window of Prochlorococcus marinus str. MIT 9515:
- a CDS encoding TIGR01777 family oxidoreductase — MRLLLLGCTGFVGKELVPALLKEGHELCIISRKNINNLKLNIPLDKFKFLKIDLSKKQNWEDEHLLNNLKNCEGIINLIGEPIADKKWNELQKEEIEKSRINSTKFLMETLKKSRIIPKVIINASAIGFYGTSLTNEFNENSRCGNDFLANLCKKWEDVANEKPFFSRLVIFRIGIVLEAEGGALGKMLPVFKIGLGGPIGDGKQWMSWIHRSDLCGLISKALVDQQFTGVFNAVAPEPVLMKDFSKSLGRCLNRPDLLPVPGTILKLLLGDGAKLVLEGQKVISIKLKEKMYKFKYPLLEKAIYASTKN, encoded by the coding sequence ATGCGTCTTTTACTCCTAGGATGTACAGGCTTTGTGGGAAAAGAATTAGTACCAGCTTTGCTCAAAGAGGGCCACGAACTTTGTATTATTAGCAGAAAAAATATTAATAACTTGAAATTAAATATTCCACTGGATAAATTTAAATTTCTTAAGATCGATTTATCAAAAAAACAAAACTGGGAAGATGAACATCTTTTAAATAATTTAAAAAATTGTGAAGGGATAATTAATTTAATAGGTGAACCAATAGCAGATAAAAAATGGAACGAGCTTCAAAAAGAAGAGATTGAAAAAAGTAGGATTAATTCAACTAAGTTTTTGATGGAAACATTAAAAAAATCCAGAATTATCCCAAAAGTCATCATTAATGCTTCCGCAATAGGTTTTTATGGAACAAGTCTCACTAATGAATTTAATGAAAATAGTAGATGTGGCAATGATTTTCTAGCAAACCTTTGCAAAAAATGGGAAGATGTTGCTAACGAAAAACCATTCTTCTCAAGATTAGTCATTTTTAGAATTGGAATAGTCTTAGAAGCAGAAGGAGGAGCATTAGGAAAAATGCTTCCTGTTTTTAAAATTGGATTGGGAGGCCCAATCGGAGATGGAAAGCAATGGATGAGTTGGATTCACAGAAGTGACTTATGTGGATTAATTAGTAAAGCATTAGTAGATCAACAATTTACTGGCGTTTTTAATGCTGTTGCGCCCGAACCAGTACTAATGAAAGATTTCTCTAAAAGTTTAGGGAGATGTCTCAATAGACCAGATTTACTCCCAGTACCAGGAACAATATTGAAATTACTATTAGGTGATGGAGCAAAATTAGTTTTAGAGGGACAGAAAGTAATAAGTATTAAATTAAAAGAAAAAATGTATAAATTCAAATATCCTCTTCTTGAGAAAGCCATTTACGCCTCCACCAAGAATTAA
- a CDS encoding NAD(P)H-quinone oxidoreductase subunit O translates to MSETIPKKPLKKGSLVFVDKNIYDKSIEALASDSDLPAYIFEGPGEILGIKEEYAQVRWRRPVPDVWFKLDQLKEYLASE, encoded by the coding sequence ATGAGTGAGACTATACCCAAAAAGCCTCTAAAGAAAGGTAGCTTAGTTTTTGTAGATAAAAATATTTATGATAAGAGTATCGAAGCTTTAGCTAGCGATTCAGATTTGCCTGCTTATATATTCGAAGGTCCAGGAGAAATATTAGGAATTAAGGAAGAGTATGCTCAGGTACGATGGCGTCGACCTGTTCCTGATGTCTGGTTTAAACTAGATCAACTGAAAGAATATTTAGCCTCAGAATAA
- a CDS encoding J domain-containing protein, with product MIKNFYEELGLKKNATKSEIKSSYRRLVKQHHPDTGGEKDRFLAIQDAWETLNDPIKKEQYDKTLLSLNQSSNFNNENWAEKVNTTKYSSAVKDIEVKNWIKNIYYPSNRFISQIIKPLNQEIKELSADPYDEELMDKFCSYINLSQKKIEKVDELYKSKSVPHTISSFGLDLYHCFSQVKDALSELDKYTQGYVDDYLFDGKEMMQEAKRIQLKMGFDKKSIIS from the coding sequence ATGATCAAAAATTTTTATGAAGAGTTAGGCTTAAAAAAAAATGCGACTAAAAGCGAAATAAAATCTTCTTATCGTCGCTTAGTAAAACAACATCATCCTGATACAGGAGGGGAAAAAGATAGATTTCTGGCAATACAAGATGCATGGGAAACTCTTAATGATCCTATTAAAAAAGAACAATATGATAAAACACTCTTGTCTTTAAACCAATCATCTAATTTCAATAATGAGAATTGGGCAGAGAAAGTTAATACTACAAAATATAGTTCAGCAGTAAAGGATATCGAAGTTAAAAATTGGATAAAGAATATTTATTATCCCTCGAATAGATTTATTAGCCAAATAATAAAACCTTTGAATCAAGAAATAAAAGAGCTATCTGCTGATCCTTATGATGAAGAATTAATGGATAAATTTTGTAGTTATATTAACCTTTCCCAAAAAAAAATTGAAAAAGTTGATGAACTTTATAAGTCAAAATCTGTGCCACATACAATATCTTCTTTTGGTTTAGATCTTTATCATTGTTTTTCTCAAGTTAAAGATGCTTTATCAGAACTAGACAAATATACACAAGGATATGTAGATGATTATTTATTTGATGGTAAAGAGATGATGCAAGAGGCAAAAAGAATTCAATTAAAAATGGGTTTTGATAAAAAATCTATAATTTCCTGA